The Pedobacter roseus genome contains a region encoding:
- a CDS encoding SusD/RagB family nutrient-binding outer membrane lipoprotein produces the protein MKSYHKIFFLVLMSLILFQSCKKFDEINTNPNSPVTTTASLLATNLILNITRPSEGNKTSSAMTSKQMAWGELPQGEQYNNYGSAGFGTITILTNVQKMINAAADADKPAYTGLGMFIKAYKLYYLSLSVGDIPYSEALNGETGNTQPKYDTQKQVMQQVLKDLETSANSFAAAKNFTGDPVFNGNVDNWRRVVNAFRLKVLISLSKKEADPDLKIKETFAQILATQPLLRSNSDNLQLVFSDKANQIYWFNSTISKFTSYAMVSSVMTDTLKKYNDYRLFYYAAPSVYKVQTEGKLPGDADAYIGIDPTAVFSSVSAAYTSKKYSQLNLRYTGYASGEPLVRIGFAEQNFIIAEAIVRGWATGTAKNYYEEGVKQAMNFVVNVTPDDVKYHSGKKITPAYIGSYLTDINVAFSAVSDKQLKQISIQKYLMYFMQYPYDAYYEFRRSGYPKLPVNPATSTNPFDKNNIPVRYTYPSEEYNYNLENLKTALNRQYDGNDRTDGIMWLLK, from the coding sequence ATGAAATCATATCATAAAATATTCTTTTTGGTGCTGATGAGCTTAATACTTTTTCAATCGTGTAAAAAGTTTGATGAAATCAATACCAACCCAAATTCGCCTGTTACTACCACAGCTTCTTTATTAGCTACCAACCTGATTTTAAACATTACCCGGCCATCTGAAGGAAATAAAACATCTTCGGCAATGACCAGTAAACAAATGGCTTGGGGCGAACTGCCACAGGGCGAACAGTACAATAATTACGGAAGTGCAGGTTTTGGTACCATAACAATATTAACCAATGTTCAAAAAATGATCAATGCAGCGGCAGATGCTGATAAACCTGCTTATACCGGTTTGGGTATGTTTATTAAAGCCTATAAACTATATTATTTATCGTTAAGTGTAGGAGATATCCCTTATTCGGAAGCATTGAATGGCGAAACAGGAAATACACAGCCCAAATACGACACTCAAAAGCAGGTTATGCAACAAGTATTAAAAGATTTAGAAACCTCGGCAAATTCTTTTGCAGCAGCGAAAAACTTTACCGGCGATCCTGTTTTTAATGGTAATGTAGATAACTGGAGAAGGGTTGTTAATGCTTTCCGCTTAAAAGTATTAATCAGTCTATCTAAAAAAGAAGCCGATCCTGATTTAAAAATTAAAGAAACCTTCGCACAGATTTTAGCCACCCAACCTTTATTACGCAGCAACAGTGATAACCTACAATTGGTGTTTTCTGATAAAGCAAACCAAATTTACTGGTTCAATAGTACGATTAGTAAGTTTACGAGTTATGCTATGGTTTCTTCTGTAATGACAGATACTTTGAAAAAATATAACGATTACAGGTTGTTTTACTACGCTGCACCATCGGTATATAAAGTACAAACAGAAGGAAAATTACCCGGCGATGCTGATGCATATATAGGCATCGATCCAACAGCTGTATTTTCTAGTGTATCTGCGGCCTACACGTCTAAAAAGTATTCACAGCTTAATTTGCGCTATACGGGTTACGCCTCTGGCGAACCTTTGGTGCGCATAGGCTTTGCTGAACAGAATTTTATTATTGCAGAGGCCATTGTAAGAGGTTGGGCAACCGGAACGGCTAAAAATTATTACGAAGAAGGTGTAAAACAGGCTATGAATTTTGTTGTAAATGTTACACCTGATGATGTGAAATACCATAGTGGTAAAAAGATTACACCAGCATACATTGGAAGTTACCTTACCGACATAAACGTTGCCTTTTCTGCAGTTTCGGATAAGCAATTGAAGCAGATTTCAATTCAAAAGTATTTAATGTACTTTATGCAATATCCTTATGATGCTTATTATGAATTCAGGAGGTCTGGTTATCCGAAATTACCTGTTAATCCGGCAACAAGCACCAATCCCTTTGATAAAAACAATATTCCTGTTCGTTATACTTATCCAAGTGAAGAATATAATTACAATTTGGAAAATCTAAAAACTGCATTGAACAGGCAATATGATGGAAATGATAGAACAGATGGTATAATGTGGCTTTTAAAATAA
- a CDS encoding MBL fold metallo-hydrolase — MTAVYIVIFLVTVFLIITNLPVFGRLPKGQRLAKIQHLPNYRDGALQNLSFTPMQPEGVSFFKILKAFFFEKHPNKSPDKALPFVTPDISGKPKSDAPEIIWFGHSSYLIKVDGLRILVDPVFSITPSPFSFIGSKAFKGTDVVKAEDFKDIDVLVITHDHYDHMDYQSILKIAPEVKNIITSLGVGSHLERWGIKTEKINELSWNQSIKLSNNLEFTAVPARHFTGRKFKRNQTLWSAFVLQTANFKLFLGGDSGYDTHFAEIGEKYGPFDLALLECGQYNAYWPYIHMFPEDTVQAAIDLKAKVLMPVHWGKFSLAMHPWNEPVQRVVAAASAKAFPLITPKLGETVVLNVNFPTEKWWLTE, encoded by the coding sequence ATGACCGCAGTTTACATCGTAATTTTTCTGGTGACCGTTTTTTTGATCATCACCAATCTTCCCGTTTTTGGCCGCTTACCAAAAGGACAGCGCCTGGCTAAAATCCAACATTTACCCAATTATAGGGATGGCGCATTGCAAAATCTTTCTTTTACGCCAATGCAGCCTGAAGGTGTAAGCTTTTTTAAAATTTTAAAGGCCTTCTTTTTCGAAAAACATCCCAATAAATCGCCCGATAAAGCACTCCCTTTTGTAACGCCCGATATCTCAGGAAAGCCAAAAAGCGATGCTCCCGAAATCATCTGGTTCGGTCATTCTTCTTACCTGATTAAAGTAGATGGATTAAGAATTTTGGTCGATCCGGTTTTCAGCATCACACCATCACCTTTTTCCTTCATTGGCAGTAAAGCTTTTAAAGGAACGGATGTGGTTAAAGCCGAAGATTTTAAGGATATTGACGTATTGGTGATTACACACGATCATTACGATCACATGGATTATCAAAGTATCCTGAAAATTGCGCCGGAGGTTAAAAATATAATCACTTCTTTAGGCGTTGGTTCGCATTTAGAAAGGTGGGGAATTAAAACAGAAAAGATCAATGAATTAAGTTGGAACCAATCAATTAAATTATCCAATAATCTTGAATTCACCGCTGTTCCTGCAAGGCATTTTACAGGTAGGAAATTTAAAAGAAATCAGACCCTTTGGTCAGCCTTCGTATTGCAAACGGCCAACTTTAAATTGTTTTTGGGCGGCGACTCAGGCTACGATACACATTTTGCAGAAATAGGAGAGAAATATGGACCTTTTGATCTCGCTTTGTTAGAATGCGGTCAGTATAATGCATATTGGCCTTATATCCACATGTTTCCAGAAGATACCGTGCAAGCCGCCATCGATTTAAAAGCTAAGGTATTAATGCCTGTTCATTGGGGTAAATTTAGCCTGGCCATGCACCCATGGAATGAGCCTGTGCAACGTGTTGTTGCGGCAGCATCAGCAAAAGCTTTTCCATTAATAACACCAAAATTAGGCGAAACCGTTGTATTAAATGTAAATTTCCCTACCGAGAAATGGTGGTTAACAGAATAA
- a CDS encoding PDDEXK family nuclease: MNILNPDYNWHHQLSLALAEHKIECHFFLEQEFQLVQVGKSLIVNMVELNNQFQPGDLIKLQENYQQKNSKLIHLWEDVWLSRPDQVLSRIKSLLGQNTRIHGRKTKASKITKPLADAFLNENHLQGPVSSRYKIGLFEKENLVAVATFSALRKMNHGENYRSAELIRFAVKAGYSITGGLSKLITYFAENHQPNDVMTYADRDWSAGEAYLTLGFMQTTTLEPQIYSLDENLNRRLKKDNQFSAKEVFNTGSLKFILKF; this comes from the coding sequence TTGAACATTTTAAATCCTGATTACAACTGGCATCATCAATTAAGTTTAGCATTGGCTGAACATAAAATTGAGTGCCATTTTTTTTTGGAGCAAGAATTTCAACTGGTGCAAGTAGGTAAAAGTCTGATTGTCAATATGGTCGAATTAAATAATCAGTTTCAACCCGGTGATTTAATCAAACTTCAGGAAAATTATCAGCAAAAAAACAGCAAACTCATTCATCTTTGGGAAGATGTTTGGCTGTCAAGGCCTGATCAGGTTTTGTCCAGGATAAAATCATTGCTTGGGCAGAATACCAGGATTCATGGTCGTAAAACGAAGGCTTCTAAAATAACAAAACCCCTTGCTGACGCTTTTTTGAATGAAAATCACCTGCAGGGACCAGTAAGCAGTCGTTATAAAATTGGTTTATTCGAAAAAGAAAATCTCGTTGCCGTTGCCACCTTTTCTGCATTGCGGAAAATGAACCATGGCGAAAACTACAGATCTGCAGAACTGATCAGGTTTGCCGTTAAAGCGGGTTATTCCATTACCGGTGGATTAAGCAAACTGATTACTTATTTTGCAGAAAACCATCAGCCAAATGATGTGATGACCTATGCGGACCGCGATTGGTCGGCAGGAGAGGCCTACCTTACCTTAGGGTTTATGCAAACGACCACTCTGGAACCTCAGATTTACAGTCTCGATGAAAATTTAAACCGTCGGCTTAAAAAAGATAATCAGTTTTCAGCCAAAGAAGTGTTCAATACAGGAAGTTTAAAATTTATTCTCAAATTTTAA
- the miaA gene encoding tRNA (adenosine(37)-N6)-dimethylallyltransferase MiaA encodes MAQHNLIIILGATASGKTKLAVQVAEALGGEIISADSRQVFKRMDIGTGKDLQEYEINEEIIPSHLIDILEPGERYHVDAFKNDFFKAFETINAKQKIPILCGGTGMYIHSLLQNQTFTSVPVNQELRDQLDLLSKEELVLKLLNNNNQNTDHVDLSSKKRLIRALEIADYLKDHELETVERPEIKPIIFGLKNEVEITRAKILARLEERFKAGLIEEVEQLLKEGISKEVLIFYGLEYKFIVNYLDGLFTLEELKLNLGIAICQYAKRQNTFFRKMEKDNVNVIWLDAAAPTNHLKQLVIEKVSAPIN; translated from the coding sequence ATGGCTCAGCATAACCTCATCATTATTTTAGGTGCAACAGCATCCGGTAAAACAAAACTTGCCGTGCAGGTTGCAGAGGCCTTAGGTGGAGAAATTATCAGTGCCGATAGCCGTCAGGTTTTTAAACGCATGGATATTGGTACGGGTAAAGACCTGCAGGAATATGAGATAAACGAAGAAATTATTCCGTCTCATTTAATCGATATTTTAGAACCAGGTGAGCGTTACCATGTAGATGCTTTTAAAAACGATTTTTTTAAAGCTTTTGAAACCATCAACGCTAAACAAAAAATCCCTATTCTCTGTGGCGGTACAGGAATGTACATCCATAGCTTACTTCAAAATCAAACTTTTACGTCAGTACCCGTTAATCAGGAATTAAGGGATCAGCTGGATTTATTATCTAAAGAAGAGCTTGTACTGAAACTACTAAATAATAACAATCAAAATACAGATCACGTTGATTTATCTTCAAAGAAGAGGTTGATCAGGGCCTTGGAAATAGCTGATTATTTAAAAGACCATGAGTTGGAAACAGTTGAAAGACCGGAGATTAAACCCATCATTTTTGGATTAAAGAATGAGGTGGAAATCACCCGGGCTAAAATCCTTGCCAGACTGGAAGAAAGATTCAAGGCCGGGTTGATTGAAGAAGTTGAGCAACTGCTTAAAGAGGGGATCAGCAAAGAGGTTTTGATTTTTTACGGATTGGAATATAAGTTTATTGTAAATTACCTGGATGGGCTGTTTACCTTAGAGGAGTTAAAACTTAACCTGGGCATCGCCATTTGCCAGTATGCCAAAAGGCAAAATACGTTTTTCAGGAAAATGGAAAAGGACAATGTAAACGTTATCTGGCTTGATGCGGCTGCACCAACAAACCATTTAAAACAGCTGGTAATCGAAAAAGTTTCAGCGCCGATCAATTAA
- a CDS encoding outer membrane beta-barrel protein: MKTITKIIATSAAVVALFFSTNANAQSQKLGIGIIGGIPTSDGYNVALGADLRYQFDIDKQLSIPVTAGYTRFLAKDITVGNITVDGVDFGYIPVKAGVKYFFNESGSGIYGLAELGAGFGTNEGSKTSFVYSPAVGYAWSNGLDLGLKYEGLSRDGGSTGYVGLRLAYGFSL, encoded by the coding sequence ATGAAAACAATTACTAAAATCATTGCTACTTCAGCAGCTGTAGTGGCATTATTCTTTTCTACCAATGCTAATGCACAATCACAAAAATTAGGAATAGGAATTATAGGCGGTATACCTACCAGTGATGGATACAATGTAGCCCTTGGTGCAGATTTACGCTATCAATTTGATATCGATAAACAACTATCAATCCCTGTAACTGCTGGTTACACACGTTTCTTAGCTAAGGATATTACTGTTGGTAATATTACAGTTGATGGTGTAGACTTTGGGTATATTCCTGTTAAAGCTGGTGTTAAGTACTTCTTTAATGAATCTGGTTCTGGAATCTATGGTTTAGCTGAGCTAGGTGCTGGTTTCGGTACAAACGAAGGTAGCAAAACTTCTTTTGTGTATTCACCAGCTGTTGGTTATGCATGGAGCAACGGATTAGATTTAGGTCTTAAATATGAAGGCTTATCCAGAGATGGTGGTAGCACAGGTTATGTAGGCCTGCGTTTAGCTTACGGATTCAGCTTGTAA
- a CDS encoding DUF3347 domain-containing protein yields MKRIFGIAILTALMACNQANKNSTESKDSTKTDSVAVKNEVAIKDKKKSEIFNQYVVLKDALVKSDSASAQKSAAQLQTSLAGYKGCEPTAAVAGKISASNNLVSQRKDFTVLSADLIALLKGAEIEKGTIYVQHCPMANKGDGGDWLSTEKEIKNPYYGNEMLECGRVAEEIKAK; encoded by the coding sequence ATGAAAAGAATATTCGGAATAGCAATACTTACTGCTTTAATGGCCTGCAACCAGGCAAATAAAAATTCTACAGAAAGCAAAGATTCAACAAAAACAGATTCGGTTGCAGTTAAGAATGAAGTAGCAATAAAAGACAAAAAGAAATCGGAAATTTTTAACCAATATGTGGTTTTAAAAGATGCCCTGGTAAAATCAGATTCGGCAAGTGCCCAAAAATCGGCTGCGCAATTACAAACCAGTTTGGCTGGATACAAAGGCTGCGAACCTACAGCAGCTGTAGCAGGTAAAATTTCAGCGAGCAATAATCTTGTTTCGCAACGAAAAGATTTTACTGTTTTAAGCGCCGATTTAATCGCCTTGCTTAAAGGAGCCGAAATAGAAAAAGGCACAATTTATGTTCAGCACTGTCCTATGGCCAATAAAGGTGATGGAGGCGACTGGTTATCAACCGAAAAGGAAATCAAAAATCCTTATTATGGTAATGAAATGCTGGAGTGCGGGAGAGTGGCGGAGGAGATCAAGGCAAAATAA
- a CDS encoding citrate synthase, translated as MSDIAEIKVDGKTIELPVITGTEDEKAIDISKLRDLTGFVTLDTGFKNTGSTKSKITFLDGEKGILKYRGYSIEELAAKSSFLEVIYLIIYGDLPTQKELEDLQADISKHTLIHEDMKKFFDGYPSRSHPMGQLGSLIFSLSTFYPECLKPNQTAEEQDLTIIKLLAKFPTIVSFVYKKSLGHPLIYPKNKYDYVTNFLWMTFGQRTEDYDVNPIVVNAMNKLLILHADHEQNCSASTVRIVGSSDCNLYASIAAGIAALWGPLHGGANQAVIDMLELIKADGGDTEKWINKAKDKNDPFRMMGFGHRVYKNFDPRAKIIKKACDDILENLGIDDPILEIAKKLEEAALTDQYFIERKLYPNVDFYSGIIYRALGFPSEMFTVLFALGRLPGWIAQWKEMHENKEPIGRPRQIYVGETDREFVELKDRK; from the coding sequence ATGTCAGATATTGCAGAGATTAAAGTTGATGGTAAGACAATAGAATTGCCAGTAATAACAGGAACGGAAGATGAGAAGGCCATTGATATTTCGAAATTAAGAGATCTTACAGGCTTTGTAACTTTAGATACTGGTTTTAAAAATACGGGTTCTACAAAAAGTAAAATCACTTTTTTAGATGGTGAAAAAGGCATTTTAAAATACAGGGGTTATTCTATTGAAGAACTTGCAGCTAAATCAAGTTTTTTAGAAGTGATTTATCTGATTATTTACGGCGACCTTCCAACGCAAAAAGAACTGGAAGATTTACAAGCCGATATCAGCAAACATACCCTGATCCATGAGGATATGAAAAAATTCTTTGATGGTTATCCATCAAGATCGCATCCAATGGGTCAATTAGGTTCTTTAATATTCTCGCTGTCTACATTTTACCCAGAATGTTTAAAGCCAAATCAAACGGCAGAAGAGCAGGATTTAACCATTATTAAGTTATTGGCTAAATTCCCAACAATTGTTTCTTTCGTTTATAAAAAATCATTGGGCCATCCGCTTATTTATCCAAAAAATAAATACGATTATGTAACCAATTTCCTTTGGATGACATTTGGTCAACGTACTGAAGATTATGATGTAAACCCGATTGTTGTAAATGCGATGAACAAATTGTTGATCCTGCATGCAGATCATGAGCAAAACTGCTCGGCATCTACTGTACGTATTGTAGGTTCTTCTGACTGTAATTTATATGCTTCAATTGCTGCTGGTATTGCTGCGCTTTGGGGACCTTTACATGGTGGTGCAAACCAGGCTGTTATCGACATGCTGGAGCTGATCAAAGCTGATGGTGGCGATACAGAGAAATGGATTAACAAAGCCAAAGATAAAAACGATCCTTTCCGTATGATGGGTTTTGGACACAGGGTTTACAAAAACTTCGATCCAAGGGCTAAAATCATTAAAAAAGCATGTGATGATATCTTAGAAAATTTAGGTATCGACGATCCAATCCTTGAGATTGCTAAAAAACTAGAAGAAGCAGCTTTAACCGATCAATACTTCATTGAGCGTAAGTTATATCCAAACGTTGATTTCTATTCAGGTATTATTTACCGCGCTTTAGGTTTCCCTTCAGAAATGTTTACCGTTCTGTTTGCTTTAGGTCGTTTACCTGGATGGATTGCACAATGGAAAGAAATGCATGAAAACAAAGAACCTATCGGTCGTCCACGCCAGATTTATGTTGGTGAAACGGATAGAGAATTTGTTGAATTAAAAGACAGAAAATAA
- a CDS encoding DUF3667 domain-containing protein, with protein MSAGKYRKEHNCLNCGSHVEKHYCSNCGQPNLELKESFWGFISHSIAHYFHFDNKFFQTLSPLLTKPGQVTLDYLAGKRARYINPVSMYIFVSIVYFLVVYSPKHVEKDSDHGEIEIENKKDQNVTDSVSKALKLSGMPKSIADRTTKSINHAVKKKAFIKLSFADQEKELSRLKSENVTLKSDSISDMLEEYNEIHVERNDSTYAAYLSRQKKLPVADQDSWYEKLIKKRAITIGEKSEVIQETLEHNRPKQYFLLMPLLAWFIMLNFRKNHIYYLDHLIFTIHGMMVYFIISIITEPIMKHVFGEHSVVSNIIEVGVTVYLFWYMFKALTVFYQRKTWSTIFKIFWILILYAVAFKLSELAMINLIYYVAT; from the coding sequence ATGTCAGCTGGTAAATATAGAAAAGAACATAACTGCCTAAACTGTGGTTCGCATGTTGAGAAACATTATTGCAGTAACTGCGGTCAACCCAATTTAGAATTAAAAGAAAGTTTCTGGGGTTTTATTAGCCATAGCATTGCCCATTATTTTCATTTCGATAACAAATTTTTTCAGACCCTTTCTCCCCTTTTAACAAAACCAGGACAGGTTACGCTCGATTATTTAGCCGGTAAAAGAGCCCGCTATATCAATCCGGTGAGCATGTACATCTTTGTATCCATTGTATATTTTTTGGTGGTGTATTCGCCAAAACATGTAGAGAAGGATTCAGACCATGGTGAAATCGAAATTGAAAATAAAAAGGATCAAAATGTTACAGATAGTGTAAGTAAAGCACTCAAACTTTCAGGAATGCCAAAAAGCATTGCAGATAGAACAACTAAATCGATCAATCATGCTGTCAAGAAAAAGGCATTTATAAAATTAAGCTTTGCTGATCAGGAAAAAGAATTAAGCAGGCTTAAATCAGAAAATGTAACGCTTAAATCTGATTCTATTTCGGATATGCTCGAAGAATATAATGAGATCCATGTTGAAAGGAATGACAGTACTTATGCCGCCTACTTATCGCGCCAGAAGAAACTGCCCGTTGCAGATCAGGACAGCTGGTATGAAAAATTGATCAAAAAAAGAGCGATTACTATCGGAGAGAAATCAGAAGTTATCCAGGAAACTTTAGAGCATAACCGCCCAAAACAATACTTTTTACTGATGCCTTTACTGGCCTGGTTTATTATGCTCAATTTCAGGAAAAACCATATTTATTATTTGGATCACCTGATTTTTACCATCCATGGGATGATGGTTTATTTTATCATTTCGATTATTACCGAACCCATTATGAAACATGTGTTTGGGGAGCACTCTGTGGTGAGCAATATAATTGAGGTTGGCGTTACGGTATATTTGTTTTGGTACATGTTTAAAGCTCTGACTGTTTTCTATCAGCGTAAAACCTGGAGCACAATCTTTAAAATCTTTTGGATCTTAATTTTGTATGCTGTTGCATTTAAGCTATCAGAATTGGCAATGATCAATTTGATTTATTACGTGGCAACATAG
- a CDS encoding nucleoside permease, with protein sequence MQFFVWAAWLITIANYWFGTKQWDGADFGIIFSTMGIASLFMPTITGIIADKWINAEKLYAILHILYAGAMFYLPQVENPHTFFWVMLVAMCFYMPTIALSNSISYTTLKNGNFDVVKNFPPIRVWGTVGFIAAMWLTNLTGNKASANQFYIAGVSALLLGVYSFTLPECRPLNLISEKKTFVQKLGLESFKLFADYKMALFFIFSMFLGAALQLTNAYGDVFLDEFKLFPVFAESFVIKFSTIILSISQISETLFILAIPFFLKRLGIKWVIAIAMFAWVLRFGLFAFGDPSTNLWMIITSCIVYGMAFDFFNISGSLFVETSTTPKIRSSAQGLFMMMTNGFGAIFGSLISGWMISKYFTTYYSNIYSLSKYVNSEADNAHLLTFLKNKGISVLENGNLSRALEVKDWHNIWLAFTIYVLVIAVVFVVIFKHKHTRAEVEAINHL encoded by the coding sequence ATGCAATTCTTTGTATGGGCTGCCTGGTTAATTACGATTGCAAATTACTGGTTTGGAACCAAACAATGGGATGGTGCAGATTTCGGGATCATTTTTTCTACAATGGGTATTGCATCCCTATTTATGCCAACCATAACAGGTATCATCGCCGATAAATGGATTAACGCTGAAAAACTATATGCCATTTTACATATTCTTTATGCCGGGGCCATGTTTTATCTGCCACAAGTAGAAAATCCACATACCTTCTTTTGGGTAATGTTAGTGGCCATGTGTTTTTACATGCCTACTATTGCCTTAAGCAATTCAATTAGCTATACTACTTTAAAAAATGGCAATTTCGATGTGGTAAAAAACTTCCCTCCCATCCGTGTTTGGGGTACTGTGGGTTTTATTGCGGCCATGTGGCTCACCAATTTAACAGGTAATAAAGCAAGTGCAAATCAATTTTACATAGCAGGTGTTAGTGCGTTGTTATTGGGGGTATATTCCTTTACGCTACCTGAATGTAGACCCTTAAATTTAATCAGCGAGAAAAAAACATTTGTACAAAAGCTGGGTTTAGAATCGTTTAAACTTTTTGCAGATTATAAAATGGCATTATTTTTTATTTTCTCTATGTTTTTGGGTGCAGCTTTACAGCTAACTAATGCCTATGGTGATGTTTTTTTGGATGAATTTAAGTTATTTCCAGTTTTTGCAGAATCTTTTGTAATCAAATTTTCTACCATTATCCTATCTATTTCTCAGATATCTGAAACACTTTTTATCCTTGCTATTCCATTCTTTTTGAAAAGACTTGGTATTAAGTGGGTAATTGCAATTGCCATGTTTGCATGGGTGCTACGCTTTGGTTTATTCGCTTTTGGCGATCCATCGACCAACCTTTGGATGATCATCACGTCTTGTATCGTGTACGGCATGGCTTTTGATTTCTTTAATATTTCGGGTTCATTATTTGTAGAAACTTCTACCACACCAAAAATACGTTCATCGGCCCAGGGTTTATTTATGATGATGACCAATGGTTTCGGTGCCATATTTGGAAGTTTGATATCAGGCTGGATGATCAGTAAATATTTTACAACATATTATTCCAATATCTACTCGTTATCCAAATATGTAAATAGCGAAGCTGATAATGCACATTTACTTACTTTTTTAAAAAATAAGGGTATCAGTGTATTAGAAAACGGCAATTTAAGCAGGGCATTGGAAGTAAAAGACTGGCACAACATCTGGCTTGCCTTTACCATTTATGTTTTAGTAATTGCTGTTGTTTTTGTGGTTATTTTTAAACACAAACATACCCGTGCAGAAGTAGAAGCCATTAACCATTTATAA
- a CDS encoding bifunctional nuclease family protein, protein MKKVKLDIVGLSYSQTQSGAYALVLGEVNGRRRLPIIIGAFEAQAIAIEIEKMTPSRPLTHDLFKSMADTFHINIQEVIIYNLVDGVFYAKLICSDGKNTHEVDARTSDAIALAVRFNAMIYTYEFILASAGIVIEGNDFLFLENMDSLTKEPEADSLPSAGKQQGFGDLTLEELQQKLQEAIAEEAYEKAARLRDELNKRGTS, encoded by the coding sequence ATGAAAAAAGTAAAATTAGATATTGTAGGTTTATCTTACAGCCAGACTCAATCTGGTGCTTATGCCCTTGTTTTAGGAGAAGTAAATGGTCGCAGGCGTTTGCCTATTATTATTGGTGCTTTTGAGGCACAGGCCATTGCGATAGAAATTGAGAAAATGACTCCTAGTAGGCCATTAACACACGATCTGTTTAAATCGATGGCTGATACTTTTCATATCAATATACAGGAAGTAATTATTTACAACCTGGTTGATGGCGTTTTTTATGCAAAACTGATCTGCAGCGATGGCAAAAACACCCACGAGGTTGATGCCCGTACCTCTGATGCTATTGCTTTGGCCGTTAGGTTTAATGCCATGATTTACACCTACGAATTTATCCTTGCCTCTGCAGGGATTGTAATTGAAGGAAATGATTTTCTTTTCCTTGAGAACATGGATTCTTTAACAAAAGAACCCGAAGCAGACAGCTTGCCAAGTGCCGGCAAACAACAAGGCTTTGGCGATCTTACGCTGGAAGAACTTCAGCAAAAGCTGCAAGAAGCCATTGCAGAAGAAGCCTACGAGAAGGCAGCAAGGTTACGCGATGAACTTAATAAACGCGGAACATCTTAA